The Candidatus Poribacteria bacterium region CGTGCTGCTTGAGAGTCTCGACTGGGATGCGGCGACCTACATTAGAAGTGAGTGGACGGTTCCGACACCCGCACCTGCTGCGCCGTCTCTCGTCAAAAAGACCGTCGTTGGTACATGGGCGAATCTGAAAAAACAATAGTCAGAGATGTACCACGGATACGACTCGAGGCGTGATGGTAAATCGGGTTTCCACCGAATGCTATCACGCCTCTTTTTTTCCCAGGCAGTTGATTCCTGAGATTCTGAAAAAATAAGTGCAATTCGACAAGGCATACTACTGTAGAAAAAAGGTTGGCATATTTTTTACAGAACATGATATAATACCCTAAAATCTTCACACTTGAGGTGACACTTATACTGCGAGAAACACAAGACCTGACTTCTCAACACCAAGAACTTTACGACTTTTTACAGGAACAGATTGAACATTTTCCCGACCGAAGTATACGACGGTTGTTCCAAAACAAATTAAATGTTGAGGCGTTAGTCAAAATGATTGAACCCGATCTCGCCACACTCATCGATTTTGATGCCCTCGTGCCCGCGAGTAGTACTTTTATATCAGAGACACTTCGCGAACAGCAAGCAGACCTCCTCTTTAGTGTCCCATTCAGGAGCCGAGACACAAGTGAGACCCTGTTTATCCATATCTTGATAGAACATCAATCCACGGTGGATGAGATGATGGGGTTTCGGGTGCTGTTTTACATGATGCTGATCTGGGACAGATATCGTCGGGAATGGGAAAATCAAAATGCTCCGAAAAACAAGCGTAAACTTCCACCGATTTTACCGATAGTGTTTTATACTGGAGATCGCCACTGGGAAACCCCATTGGCACTTGAGGCGGTGATGGACATTCCGGCAGAGTTGTCTCGTTTCGTGCCGCGATTCGGAACGCTATTTTTAGGTGTAAAATCAGCAGATGTAGAGACATTGACAGGGAAAGGGAGCTTGTTGGGTTGGTTGCTGCGTGTACTTCAAAATGAGAATAGTGACAAGGAGTCGTTAAGTTGTGCATTAGTTGAAGCGGTATCGTTCCTTGAAAGTCTTGACGCGTCCGAGGCGTTGCAAAAGCGTGAGGCGTTAGTCTATTTGCTGATGCTGATCTTCCACCGGCGTCCTGTGGATGAACGAGAGGAATTGGTCCGTTTGGTAGAAGAACGAACATCTGATAAGGAGATTTCTACGATGGCAGAAACGACAGCAGAATTCCTACTTGCACGAGGTATTGAGCGTGGGGCGCGGGAAACCACTATTGAAAACATATTATCAGTTCTCACCGCACGGTTCCCGAGTGCCGATGTCAACACCCTAAAACCCGTACTTGAAGCGATTGCCGATCTGAACCGTCTGAAGCAGTTGCTCCTAAATGCTTCATTAGCAAATAGTTTTCAGGCATTCCAACACGAACTATAGTAGTTTAGACACTTTTTCAGACATGGCACTCCGCTGGCGTGCAAGAATCGCATTGGATGCTATCTATAGACATATTGCCCCGGAGTATGAATTTAAGAAAGTTTCTAAAGGAACAACCCGAGGTGTGGCAAGGAATGGATTTGGTCTATTCCCAGACCAAATCCCACAACCGCACCGGATCTCACCAAAAACCTCTTAGAAAATCCGCGCCATCCGGGTCATCCGTGAAAATCCGCGATTCAGACAACAGAAACCGCTATCATCTTATGAATGTCCTGTAGGCTGGCAGAGAACTGACAGATTTGGTGGACGCACACAGCGAGCACTTCTCTATGAAGTCAAGCTACAAATGGATTTACAGAACCGTGTCTCTATCTATAAACCTAACTATGTTGCCATCTATGTGCACCCAGACGAAGCACTTGAGAACTTGGACGGATGGAAACTACAAGTCGCAGTCCCCTATAATCACCATCGGGATTACCTCCTCACAGCAGAGAACGCCGTTGTCGTTGACGCAAACATTGAAGGCGTAGAAGGTGGGTTTGCCTTCATAGCAAACCCGGAAGAGGCACCCTTCCCGATGATAGGAATGGGCTTCACGGGGGCAACCGTTCCAGGCTTTGATTATCGGCTCTATGATGACACGGGTCGCAAGATAGACTTTGGCATCGCCTGCTACAAGCAAGGTGGTATTTTCCAAGCACTCAAGGAGATGGAGGATCCAAGAGTTTTACGGAACGTGCTGCTTGAGACGCTCGACTGGGATGCGGCGACCTACATTAGAAGTGAGTGGACAGTTCCGACACCCGCACCTGCTGCACCTTCGCAGGTAAAAGGGAATATCGTTGGCACATGGGCAAATCTGAAAAAACAATAGGAGGAGCTGCGCTACAGGTACCCAGGACTATTTAGTTTTCGATTCCGATAATGATTGTTCAAAACTTTACGGAGGAAACTACCATGCCAAATAGCCACAATAACTTTCATGCCTCTGGAAGTTTATAGACACCCCACTTGACCTTTATAATCACACCTGCCTCTACAAGACGCGTGAGTTCTGTATTTATGGATTTTGGATTTCCTTGAATCGCCGCCACGAATTCCGATGTTCTTTTCTCACCATCGGCGAGAAGTGCGAGAATTTGCTCGCGGAAAGTGACACGTGGCCTCCCCCTCAGCCTTTGCAACACTCGGTTCGCCTTCCTTTGGGAACATCCCAGAACCCGCTCTACCTCTTTTCTGCTGGATTTAACCGTCAGATTGTCGCGTTCCGTCTCAAATCGTTGACGTATCGCTATCACCTCAGCGAGTTTGTCCAATCCACCAGCGACATCAAAGTCTTCCCAGTCAAAAAGGAGCGTTTCAGGTCTATCGGTGATCTCAGGAATTCGCAACCCCGTAAGCAACATAACCTTCTTGTGTGCCAAACGGTCCAACTGAGCCAACTCTATAATCTTTGTGAATATACGGGTGACCTCTTTTTCATCAACACTCCGGACGCGCGCGTCTTTGTAACGGTAGGGTCTCGGTTCTATTTCATAAGAGAGGGGTTCCTCGTCGTTTCCAAACAGGATCTGTGTGCGGTTCAAAATGCGGCGTGCTCCCGTTTCCGGCATGCCAACCATCCAGATAACCTCTGCTTCTTGAAGGGCGGTTTCCAATCCTTCCGCCTCTTGAAAACTCGTCAAGAAACAGACGTTCCCATTTTTCGCGATATGCTTCAACTGCTCAATTGCATAGGCATGGGTGATAATCCCATGCTTAATATTTGGATCCCTTTCGATTTCGGCTTGAATTCTGGAAAAAATGTGCAGTCCTGTTTCAGACATCGCCATAATGTCCCAGGTGTTGCTGAAGTCTAAAATTGTCTCCCGTGGATAGATACCGGTCCGAATCTGAAAAACGCGGTTTCCGGGAACCCACGCCATCGGTTGCGTGCGAAGGATCTCAATTTCCTCATCCAAGAATGCTCGACGTAAATGTTCAGTGTAGAGAGCCGGGGTATTTACGAAAAGGTATCGGACGCTCGGATGCAGCACGGGCGGCACCCGGAACTGTAGGACTTCGTCCTTCCATCGCATCGGTGCATCAGCGTCCCGCGTATAATGGGCAAAGAAACGTTTGAGTTGATGCCAAAACGTCCAGCTTGGATCCGTATAAACCACTGGGGACGTTTGAATGTTTTCAACAGGTGCCGCATCAACGTGGCACATCTGTTGGATAATCTCTTCTTCCAGCCATTCAAACGTCTCGAGCACTGCTCGGACCCGTCTGATAGCGTCTCCATGGACTTTATCTCTGATTTCTACTGCATTCAGTAGCGCCAGCGCAAAGTTGCCTAAGGCGTTGCCTTGCCAATTGGCAATCCATGCCTTCAGTGTGGTTCTGGAGAGTTTGCATCTCAGAAAGAATTGATCCTCTCTGAAGATATTGAAAATACAGAGGGGTTGTGTTCCTTCGCGCGTTTCGAGAAGTTGTTCCACTATTTTTGCGTAGTGTGGGTCCGAAAACAGGTCAGAATTCCGAATATCTTTTACCTGATTCGAGAGATGCATCCGATCCTGCCCTTGTGCCACCGATCCCACACCTCGGTTTTGAAGAAATCGCGATGCTGCTGCCGCAAGATCACCACTCGGCACCTTTAAACAGATTGCCTTATTCCTACCCGGAACAGATGCGACTTCAGGGTCTGTCTCTGCGTCTGTTTCGGTAGTAAATCCAAGCACACGCACATTCCTATCGAAAGCACGCTGCACCTGAACGCGAAGATCTTCTGGCGTTTCGGACATCTTTTTTGTCGGTTTCGACGTGTGTAAGACGGGAGATGGACGTTTGAGTGCCAACGGACTGAGTGTCCCTTCCCGAACTGCAAGCACCTGATCATCTTCTATAGGGAGTCCTATCTTGGGAGTGGGGGGTAGGATGCCGGTATCCTTCCAAATATCTGTGATGAGCGTTGCCGCCATGGGGAGACCCGTATCAGCGGTAGACGCACAGAGCCACACGCCATCTTCATTCTCCCATAAGGATACCTCTGTGGTGCCAATGTCATCACCGTATTGCCGCCAATAGTGAAATCCATCTGCTTCTCTGACATAAGAAAATCCACGCTTGAAAAACGCCTCTTTGGCGAGATCAAGCGGACCCGATCCGAGAGAGTACGGCGCGTCCGGGATGCGCCACGTGTGTTGTAAACTTTGGAAAACCGGTTTGTGCAGCTTCGCGCGAAGGGGATCGATAAGTGCAAAGAGAACTTCTTCAGAAATCAGAGGCGGATCTAACAGATTTCCAAGCAGGATCTCATAACGCGCATCCCAGCAACTGTGTCCTTTCTCGCCCAAAATTTCAAGATATACATCGTATTCGCTGGGTTTCTCAGCTGAGGGTGTCTCCTTATAGATATAGAACCGTGCCTCTTTGGTGTTCGGGTGCAGGTACCCCCGTATCCTGCAAGAGAAGCGCAATCCACCTGACTTTGACAGCGTCAACAATGGGTTCGCAACGGCACTCACAAGTGCTTGAACGCACGCAAGAACGGCATCAGGCGCAGCACAGATGGCTTCGTATGTAAACTCGATGTCATGCCAGAGTGCTTCACGGCGTGCGGAGGGAATACCTGTATACACATGAATCCCCCACGACCTGCGCCATTGGGTGATCTCCCAATCTATCGCCTCTTGACGTTTCAAGAACCGTTCCCCCCCAAAAGACCGCGGGGGATGGTCACTTCCAGGGGCGCGCCCGATCGGCATAAAGGAAATGCCCGCCGCTTCCAAATCCTGTAGCATCACAGGGTACCTGTGCGCACAATGGACTGTGAAATGGTAAGGAAGTCCTTTGTAAATCAGAGGTCTTACGGTTGTCTTCCGTTGCTTAAAGGGTTTCTCGTGCCGTTGGTGGCAGCGTGCAACAATATTTTGCAAAACATCGGTTGTCATCGACCTACTTCCCTATTCGGTTTTGTTGTACCACAAACTTTATGAAGTTTAATAAAATGTTTGGGTAATTCTATGTTTCCCCAGACCCGGTAGGTGCGGTTTCCTAACCGCACCCATAACTATCAATTTTAGAAAGAACACATCGTCGGACCCCAGACCCCGTAGGTGCGGAATGTAATACAAGGAACGGATTTAGTCTAACCCCAGACTAAATCCCCCAACCGCACCGGGTTTTACACAGAAACCTTCAAAACCCTCTTGAATCCCGTAGGGATGGTATCTCTGTAGAAAACACGACCTCACAGACCTAAGCCCCGTAGGGGCGGCATTTGTGGAACACCATAAGGGTCAATTTTAGAAAAAACGCGTCATAGCATTGTAGGTTGGGTTGAGCGGAGCCGAGAAAAATGGTATGGACACCCCAAGCACATTTTACCACTCCATACGGTTCTATCAATCAAGAAGATAGCGAAACCCAACGCA contains the following coding sequences:
- a CDS encoding Rpn family recombination-promoting nuclease/putative transposase encodes the protein MTLILRETQDLTSQHQELYDFLQEQIEHFPDRSIRRLFQNKLNVEALVKMIEPDLATLIDFDALVPASSTFISETLREQQADLLFSVPFRSRDTSETLFIHILIEHQSTVDEMMGFRVLFYMMLIWDRYRREWENQNAPKNKRKLPPILPIVFYTGDRHWETPLALEAVMDIPAELSRFVPRFGTLFLGVKSADVETLTGKGSLLGWLLRVLQNENSDKESLSCALVEAVSFLESLDASEALQKREALVYLLMLIFHRRPVDEREELVRLVEERTSDKEISTMAETTAEFLLARGIERGARETTIENILSVLTARFPSADVNTLKPVLEAIADLNRLKQLLLNASLANSFQAFQHEL
- a CDS encoding winged helix-turn-helix domain-containing protein translates to MTTDVLQNIVARCHQRHEKPFKQRKTTVRPLIYKGLPYHFTVHCAHRYPVMLQDLEAAGISFMPIGRAPGSDHPPRSFGGERFLKRQEAIDWEITQWRRSWGIHVYTGIPSARREALWHDIEFTYEAICAAPDAVLACVQALVSAVANPLLTLSKSGGLRFSCRIRGYLHPNTKEARFYIYKETPSAEKPSEYDVYLEILGEKGHSCWDARYEILLGNLLDPPLISEEVLFALIDPLRAKLHKPVFQSLQHTWRIPDAPYSLGSGPLDLAKEAFFKRGFSYVREADGFHYWRQYGDDIGTTEVSLWENEDGVWLCASTADTGLPMAATLITDIWKDTGILPPTPKIGLPIEDDQVLAVREGTLSPLALKRPSPVLHTSKPTKKMSETPEDLRVQVQRAFDRNVRVLGFTTETDAETDPEVASVPGRNKAICLKVPSGDLAAAASRFLQNRGVGSVAQGQDRMHLSNQVKDIRNSDLFSDPHYAKIVEQLLETREGTQPLCIFNIFREDQFFLRCKLSRTTLKAWIANWQGNALGNFALALLNAVEIRDKVHGDAIRRVRAVLETFEWLEEEIIQQMCHVDAAPVENIQTSPVVYTDPSWTFWHQLKRFFAHYTRDADAPMRWKDEVLQFRVPPVLHPSVRYLFVNTPALYTEHLRRAFLDEEIEILRTQPMAWVPGNRVFQIRTGIYPRETILDFSNTWDIMAMSETGLHIFSRIQAEIERDPNIKHGIITHAYAIEQLKHIAKNGNVCFLTSFQEAEGLETALQEAEVIWMVGMPETGARRILNRTQILFGNDEEPLSYEIEPRPYRYKDARVRSVDEKEVTRIFTKIIELAQLDRLAHKKVMLLTGLRIPEITDRPETLLFDWEDFDVAGGLDKLAEVIAIRQRFETERDNLTVKSSRKEVERVLGCSQRKANRVLQRLRGRPRVTFREQILALLADGEKRTSEFVAAIQGNPKSINTELTRLVEAGVIIKVKWGVYKLPEA